The Belonocnema kinseyi isolate 2016_QV_RU_SX_M_011 chromosome 10, B_treatae_v1, whole genome shotgun sequence genome has a window encoding:
- the LOC117182286 gene encoding facilitated trehalose transporter Tret1-like gives MIGGIRNILNNYSKLPYWIAALEVGLLSLGVGLISGWTSPYIAKLTSPDSPIKVSDAEASWIVALLSLGRILGAILGAISVSLVGSKRTAFYASIPQLVGWALLLSVDSIYWIYASRILSGVCLGVFFVCFPLYIGEVADPEIRGALVALIMNCQPLGTLLGNIMGPYLSMWQSATISSIPNLIFLATFLMLPESPHYLVKLGKHQEAEEAIKWYHRKANSAEELENTKLFVNTKNAPSFCNLMKEFNKPHNRKALIIANVLFAFLQISGLYTITFYMEVLLRKAKVNILEPSMIVILVNTLGIVSGWIGMFAIDKCGRRVLLALSSGGISLSMMLLSADSALIHYGFDAESIQWIPIVSVFIFQSFICIGMVPVPCTIISEIFSPNIKGYASSMVSVTSGVFSFISSKTYQNMLDIMPAEYVFAFYGSTMFLLVVYCFYIPETKGKTLQEVQDILEKR, from the exons ATGATTGGGGgaataagaaatatattaaataattactccAAATTGCCTTACTGGATCGCTGCTTTAGAAg TGGGTCTACTGTCACTGGGAGTAGGTCTAATAAGTGGATGGACATCACCCTACATAGCAAAGCTCACAAGCCCGGATTCCCCTATCAAAGTATCTGATGCGGAAGCATCATGGATAGTCGCCTTACTGAGTTTGGGTAGAATCTTAGGTGCAATCCTGGGTGCAATTAGTGTCTCGCTTGTAGGAAGTAAAAGAACAGCTTTCTACGCTAGTATCCCTCAACTTGTAGGGTGGGCACTGCTTCTATCAGTGGACTCCATATACTGGATATACGCATCTAGGATCTTGTCAGGAGTATGCCTAGGTGTCTTTTTCGTATGCTTCCCCCTCTACATTGGTGAAGTAGCAGACCCAGAAATTCGAGGAGCCTTAGTGGCTCTCATCATGAATTGTCAACCACTCGGAACTCTCTTAGGAAACATAATGGGACCCTACCTCTCTATGTGGCAATCAGCAACTATATCTTCTATACCAAATCTGATCTTCCTAGCCACATTCCTAATGCTTCCAGAATCACCTCATTATTTAGTCAAACTAGGAAAACATCAGGAAGCTGAAGAAGCCATCAAATGGTACCACAGAAAAGCAAACTCTGCTGAAGAATTGGAGAACACCAAACTATTTGTGAATACAAAAAACGCTCCTAGTTTCTGTAACCTAATGAAGGAATTTAATAAGCCACATAACAGGAAGGCTTTAATCATCGCTAACGTTTTGTTCGCCTTCTTGCAGATTAGTGGACTCTATACGATTACTTTCTATATGGAAGTTCTTTTGAGAAAAGCTAAAGTGAATATTCTGGAACCTTCAATGATTGTGATTTTGGTAAATACTCTTGGAATCGTTTCAGGATGGATCGGAATGTTCGCAATCGACAAATGCGGAAGGAGAGTTTTATTGGCACTTTCAAGTGGAGGAATTTCTCTCTCTATGATGCTACTTTCTGCTGACTCTGCTTTAATTCACTATGGGTTTGACGCTGAATCAATTCAATGGATACCTATcgtttcagtttttattttccaGTCATTTATATGCATAGGCATGGTTCCTGTGCCTTGCACAATTATCAGTGAAATTTTCTCACCCAATATCAAAGGCTATGCTTCCTCTATGGTGAGCGTTACCTCTGGAGTCTTTTCCTTCATTTCGAGCAAAACCTACCAGAATATGCTAGACATCATGCCTGCTGAATATGTCTTTGCTTTCTATGGCTCAACTATGTTTTTGCTAGTCGTATACTGCTTCTACATTCCAGAAACCAAGGGAAAAACTCTACAGGAAGTTCAAGATATACTAGAGAAAAGGTGA